AATCAGGAATCCGTTAAATCCTGATTAACGTGATACGTTATTACTCATGGTTAGTAATCGTGAAACAAGCCATTCCCCACCCCTGTCCCCTTACTACCCCTCGTTGAACTTGGCCTGAGTTTCAATTGATCTCAACATGAAGGTATTCTCAGGTCATCTTGGTTTTCTCCCAACACATGCATGGCCgtataaatattattttgtctATTTTGTCGGTTCCTTTTTTTCTCTACGTTATGTAGCGACCACAGTCACACCATGCTAGCAGGCCTATGCACTCTGGGCTTGGAAATCACTGAGCAATGCGAGCCCAATCTCGATGCAATTCTGGTGCCTTACAAGTGCCCTAGTATCTTAACAGAGCTGAGATGTTTTGCAAGATGTATGCTACCTCACGTTGAGATCATTGTGAGTTACCcttctttgaaatttttcctTACGAGTGGTTTTAAATCAAAAGAATTGACAAAAAGTTCGAGGTCGAAACGAAATTGCGCTTGCTaaaatttctctttttgtcgttttttttgtttgttttttttttcaaagggagTTCACTTGAAGACTAAAAAGATAACGCGAGGTGAGGAAGTAAAGAGTTCTATCGTTAATTTTGGCACGAAAGGGACAGGGAGGCAAGCAAGTTTTAAACGTTTAGTTTATTGCAGCCAAACTGTGCAGACGAATTCCGGAAACCTACATTATCAACTATATCGGAAAATGAGAGCCAAAATTCTTGGTCGAGAAAACAAATCCAAATGCCAaccccaaaaagaaaaacacttttcGTCGCGATTGCGCATACATTTGAAGATGAGGGTCTCAGGTGAATAACTGTAGCTTAACAGTTAACACCTTAaccgccgaatgagcgctcaaggcacttatagattttactctgtctaacgccagacgattttactcgtcaatggggaaccccttggacgggaaagggttgagTACATTACCTAATTGAATGTCCTGAAAACGCAATTTTTAAGGCCTAGTCATTAACACCAACCCTgccaaggaaaaaaattaatcttttttttttgtctaattGAAGTTTCCAGTTGCACCGACAAGATTGATAACCTACATGAGGCTGTTTTAAGCATCAGGTACTTAAAGCGGTTTTCAAACTGAATGACTGTTCAAAatcaataccaaagtaattagaCCAGTctcaacaggagcaaacagcgcgatgcaTCATGCAACCAGAATTCGTAGCAATTGCCTTGACTGGCTCAAAACGCGGCAAAAAACAGTACATGAACTGCACTTGAACTCGAGGCCGTGCGATTGCGTGGCAAAGCACTCTATCGTTGCGATGGTTGGTCATTTCAGTGGGATCAAGAACAATTTTAGTTTGAATGGTTTGTATTCTGGTCTAAGTGGGAGCAAGGTGGAAAACAAAGTGCAATCAAACTAATCGTAAGAGCCAAGGAATAGCGTGTTTTTTTGGGTGATAAGGGTCAAATGACCAATGTAAAACAGACAATAAAGTATTGTTGTGTTTTACAGTGGTCTTTTAACACTTTTAGCTTTTAACTCTGGTTTGATTTACTAAGTTTCCCGCATTCACTTCCCCACCGAAAGAGCTCTACGTTCTCTACAGACACGAAAACCCTAATTTGCATGCGTTGCAGTGATAGAGCGGTCTTCATacgactgtcgaaagtaatacGCGCTTGCGATTGTAACCCTCGTGATTGGCTTTAAAATCTCGTGAcagcttttcaaccaatgagaagaaaaaccaaagcaaatcgCACATTGTACGTTTGATTTTTCGGGCTCTTCAGGGACCGCGTCGTTACTAATTTAGCTTTCGTAAAAAGCGTTACTGAGGCGCTTTATGGAATTTTTGGAACAATGCGCACGACACGCGAGGAGAGAGATATAAACTTCGACGGTCTACCATGTCCAAAAATCGTTACCATGCCAAAGTCCTACCAAAAAAAGGTCTTAACTCTTTATCCATGAAAGCTGTATTTTTTGACAATTGTTGTCAATCTGCCCACAGCGATGCAGAGGTTTTGCAAGCGGTATCACGTGCAATTGAAGAGCAACATGTGAATACAGAAAGTCGAATACCTATAGAGATAGCAAATGCTGTGTCTATGGGTTTCACCCAGACACGAACTAAAAGGTATGTGATACTATTGATAATCCACCTAGAGATGCATGCTCATAAGTAGCCTACCACTTGCCATATTTGGAGCACATAAAGAAATTGTCAATGACTTCGTAGTAATCCTCACGTTTTTGTTTTCGAGAAGGAGATAGCTAATAACGTTTGTGCCTTGATGTTGACACCGGGTTAACTCTCTTGATTCCGAGTATGAAACGGAGTTTTATATTGCTGGTAAGCAAGACCAAGAGTTTGAACAAGTTCCATAAGAAGTGGAAGTTCAAGCCTCTATCGTAATTTTGTTTCAGTACTTAACTGTAGCGAAAGCTTTTGTATCTTATACccttgttattgttgttttgtttttattttttcagttgtttgtgtTTATAAGCGCGTGTTGGACAATGTGTACATGTAACCGTTTAGCTGTAATAACCTCATATATATACAGAGAGACTTAATTTCTTGAGTGTGTAAcagtgaaataaaaaatgaatgtAAAAAAACACTGTATTGATTCCCCACAGGGTGGTGGTGGTGGTACCTTCTGATTGTCTTCCTCACTGAACATCATCTCTTGCAGTGCAATAAGTGAAGGCCTGGCTGCATAGTAATCTGACGCAAGAGACTCTCAAGAAGTACAATAAGATATAAAAAGTAGAGTGAAAAGTCTTTAAAATGTGCTTTATTTAATTGTGACCATGCTCAATACCAATGCTTCTTTTTATGGCTTTCAATTTCCATTAATTTCATATCAAGCTATACTCATACTACAAATAATTTCTGCGGTAAATAGGAAAATGTGCATATAGTTAGCATGAAAGATATACACATCTTTCATATATTTATTATCTATGAAATCAATATCAAAAATTCTTTACTACGCAAAAATAaaagtatataatttattgatttCTATTTTCTGAAAGCCCTATTTAAAACTGATTATATTCTATGCACCATTTACTATTGAGATGACCTTGTCTAGTTGCTGCTTGTTCATCCctataaaaatattattatcatctttAACATAGTCACATTGCCATCATATtcatcattataataattatttatagcCCTTTAGTATAGCAGTGAGCATTTGACTCCAAGTGGCACACCTGCCAACAATAGTCTATGTTGTGAGTTTAAGTGAAACTTGGGCCTAGTTTGATTCTCATTGTTATTACTCCACAAAGAACCAAACCAGGTTGATCTACAACATAGATAAAGCATGCAACTTTCCTTGGCTAATAAATGTGTTTATCAATTCTCTGTAAATTGAAGTTCTGTTACATTTAACATCATAGATCTTTGACCCTGTACACTTCATACTGATCAGTAATAGCCATATTCACGTGTTTCTCTATAAAGTGACGGATGCTGCTTGGAGAGACTTCCTGGTTCCAATATTGAATGACTCTCCCTGATTTGCTCACAAGATACTTTCCAAAGTTCCACTCTGGTTCCTTTTGGCCATTCTGATAAAGGTACTTGTAAAGGGGATGTGCTTGATCACCCTTTACTTTGACTTTTGAGAAGACAGGAAAGTTCACATTGTATGTATTTTTGACAAATCGTGCGATGCCACTGTTTCTCAATGGTTCTTGATTGCCAAACTGATTACATGGAAATGCCAGCACACTGAAATCATCATTAGAGAGTTTAGACTGCAGTTGAACTAACTCTCTGTAGTGCTGATCGGTGTAGCCGCATTCACTGGCGACGTTGACAATCAATAGGATCTGGAAGTAAATAAGGTTGTCGTAACATTGGAAGGGACCAGCAAGAAGTCATCAAGGTATGATTACACACTGGTctccaaaaaaattttccgtCAGTCAACATACGGACAGTGTAGATCTGTACATGTCGTTAAGGTTTGGAAAGATTCTATTTAAGCAAATTTTATCATATAGAACTTTATTTCATAGATAAGAGGCATCATTTAAGAAAACCTCAGTCAGGAAAGCTTTATTTTAACAACTAACATGTGACCTTATATTTACTGTTATCAACTCCTTTCATTCAAGAAAGTTTCTGTGTAAATCCTGCTCTTGCTTTTCAACccaaattttatcttttaagcGTCTCTGGCCATCGTCATGGTCTACAATAGCTCCCGCTGTAGCTCTCAAGCAGAGAAACAAAGGTTGCTTTGTTCCTAAAAATGATCTGTCAAACATCAAACGTGATGTCTTTATTTACTTGACTTTGGCTTACTATCTGGTATGTTTTTGCACTTGTTCCTCAGACAAATTAATCTAATGATATGTTTCTTTGAGATGATAATAACAGGagtaatgaaacaaaaaaagttgTGCTCAACACAACATGAGAGATGCGTGTCACGCAACGACTGTTCACACAGATGATACCGACCTTTCCTTTGAATATACTCATCGGAACAACATTCCCCTGCAAATCTTTGACAGTTATAGAATACAAATCCGTCGACTGCACCGCAAATGGTCCCAAACAAACGAAGAGAAGTAGCTGTTGTATCGCGAACTCCATTTTGTTCTCAACCCTAAACACGCAAGGAGACTGGAATCTGTTTCAAGTTGTTGTCACGACAACCTATCACGAAGAAAGCTGTTTTTGGTTGTCTAGGTAATGGCCAATCATAGACGCTTTTTTACGGTGATTGTCCAATCAGAAGCGAGTAAGAAACTTACCGCTTGGTTTCAATTTGCTTCGTTTGCTCGAGCtgtaaagaaaggaaaatatatTCCGGCGTTCTTTGTTTCTGAAGCAAATTTATTCacttttgcggaaaaaaatGTCGCATTTTCACTTTGAAACTGAAGTGAACGATCTCTTGAGACTCGATGGGCCGATGAATAAAGGACCCGCTCCTCGATGGCAGAGAAAATCAACCGAACCTCGATGTTCCACTACCTCTACGTCGACTACGCCGCTTCGTAGTTCATCGAGACTCAACTGCAGTAAGACGCCTTCAAAGACGCCTAAATCATTGAAGAAAACGCCAGGAAAAGCCAAGACGCCATCCGAAGACAGGTTTATACCGAATCGGAGTGCTATGAACTTCGAGATGAATTATCACAAGATGATATCAGCTGATCGCGAGAATGACGAAAACGAGTGCTTGAGTCCTTCTAAAGCGgagttcaaaaagaaaatggcacAGAATATGGGTTTAAATGATGCAAATTCCAGGATTCTTGCGTTCAAAATGAAGGCACCAACACCAAGAGAAGGTATCCACTCGATAAAATTGAGAATTTCAGTGGCAGTTTGTGTTTGAATTTCCTTGTTTTGGACCTCGTGTGACCTTGCCCTTTGTTCAATCATCGGTCATACCAAACTTTAAAAATGAGttcattgtttattattgttaaagCAAGTAGCACATGTTCTAGCAATTAAACTATCAATTTCATTGATATCATTCTGTATTTTTATTAAACGTCGATTTTCCTAGGCCATCTGAATGATCTTCGAGTGCtttacagcaacaacaaaacccCTTCGACAtcaacaaagaaaaattccaGACATATTTCTCCAGTTCCAGAGAGAATTCTTGATGCACCTGATCTCATTGATGATTACTGTAAGTTTTATGCTATAAAATTGGTTAGGTGTATTTTATACTTCATCttatttgtgttgttgttttcctcCAAGGCGAAGGCCGACAAAGGAATTGTATCTTTCACTTGTTGTCTAATGCACCAATAATATTGAAATTTCAACTTCCAATCTGCCTTCCCCTTCAGGCAAACCCAAGCATTTTACTATTTTCTTTGTGCAGGGAGAGAGGAAGTTGATGGGAAGGTCTTCCTGGGGTGGAGAAAATTGAACTGGAAGTGTTGGGTTTCAAgtgattatttttgtttttcatcatcatcaatcaTCTATGACAATCCTGGTGTTTATTGTGAATTTTATAGATCTGAACCTGTTGGACTGGAGCTGTAACAACCATCTTGCTGTAGCACTGGGTGGTTTTGTTTACTTGTGGAATGCCGCTACAGGTAATATTGTCCAACTCTGTCAGACGTCAACTCCTGAGTGTTATATTGGCTCTTTGGCTTGGATCAAAGAAGGAAACTACATTGCCCTTGGAGACAGTGATGGAGTTGTACAGGTGGGTGTGCATCACTTTTAAAGGAAACCTTTTGTTGCTGTGCTAAGATAACATTAAGACATCACAGGAAATATTTTCCCAATTAACACTTGTCAggtaatgctttttttttactttgaacaGTTATGGGATGTAGAAGCTCAGAAGCGCTTACGGAGCATGACAGGGCATTCCTCTCGTGTAGGTTGCCTTTCATGGAACTCTTACATTCTATCCAGGTAAGGGTAATTTGAATAACGTTGAAgattatataaataaataaataaaaaacggAAGACTGATTGGCATTGAATGCTCTGCTGTGGGTGAATGATttaaatgatggttgcttggcaatggCCCAAGGTACTACCGAcaagatttcagagttccagcTAGGAAAATATTGTGGAGAGCCGAGTCCAGCATCCTGGCTCACCAAGAGGTCTTGTAGCTCAATGCTTAGGGCATCCAAGCAGTGTCATGGAGGTCGTGGGTCCAATTCCTACCTGGAACCCTGGAATCTTTTCAGTAATTATTTCACCTGATgtcaagcaaccatcattttcatcattcaCCCAAAACTGCACTCGTTGCCATTCCATCTTTCATATAATTCTCAAATGGCATGACACTTCCCCCTTGAACAATGgttaagttatttttttttcgtccaATACTGTTTTAGTGGATGCAGAAGTGGTGCAATACACCACCATGACGTACGGGTGGCTCATCACCATGTTGCTACATTGGCCAGACACTCTCAGGAAGTGTGTGGGTTGAAGTGGTCTCCTGATGGAAAATTCCTTGCTAGTGGTGGAAATGACAACTTGTTGTTAGTTTGGGATGCCAGCATTAATACAATTAGTAACAGCAATACACCTCTTCATACTCTTAATCAACACCAAGCAGCAGTCAAGGTTAGTAGAACTGTTGAACTGCTAGATGTTTCATCTATTCAGTTATTGTTTACATGTCTCATTCACTAGAAAGCTTCCATGTTAAAAGAAATACTGTACTCATCATCACAAATCAAGAAGCACTGAACAATTTTATTGCTGTGTGACAATAAACATTTCTAATTAAGTCACTCTTCTCCAAATAATCTTTAAACATTTACAGTATTTACCTATATTACTTACATCTAGCAAACAAGCTTTAAATCTGGCAGAACAAAATTGATAACTGTACAGGAACATTCCAAACCTGCTCCTGGGAACACATAATCAGCCAAatgttttcaattgactgttAAAATCTTGTCTCAgacgagttgataaggatcaTATTTTCACCctgaagagataatgaagctgacatttcaagcatcAGACCTTGTCAGTTTCGTTAccttttcaagttaaaaatttgacccttatgaACTAGTCTGATATCAAATTTTATTTCGTGTTTCACATTCCCACCAACATACGTCAATTATtcgttaaaataaaatttaatgtttgaaCTGACCCGTCAACAAACATTACACATAACTTCTGGGTGTGATTTGACTCTAACagaccttgtttttttttttttctttcctaattTTTTTAGGCACTAGATTGGTGTCCATTTCAACGCAATGTACTGGCAAGTGGAGGAGGAACTGCTGATCGTCACATTAGGTTTTGGAATGTTAGTACAGGAAATTGTCTCAACAGCATTGACACTCATTCCCAGGTAAATAAAGTAGGACATGCTTCTTGTCATTGCAAATGTAGAATATTAAATTGAAAAGAGTTCATGAATTAACACCCTAACTGGTTGGTTTAGGCTGTTATTAATTTGCTCAAAATTTGTCCAAAGTTTGCACATGGACTTGttttcattaaaagaaaaaacaaacatgtCTTCATTTTTTTCTATAGTTTGAGCTTTGTGTCTCATTTGTGTCATAAGCAGAAATGATTTTTCCAGCTGTCTCTCTTCTATTCCTTCTTTGGTAGAGAAACAAAGCGACTCTGATGTGAGACATAATTGAACAAAggaatcaaccaatcagttaTGAGCCTGACATGTGCCAGAATGAGAGCATGCTCTCAAATAAATTCCCAAAATTTTAAGATCAACTTCACTTATGCTGTAGATGAGAACTCGCACATGGTTCCAAAATTGCCTATGCTCATATCGGTTTCCCATGGGTAGTAGTATGGCAGACTTTCTTTTCTCAAATGtgtgaactttatttttctgagaaaatcacaaGATACTGAACCTGTTCTCATTGGCTAGGTGAGCCAAGCAAATCCATTCTTAAAGCTCAGTTCAAGAgttcaaagaagaaaatgaattaACACTGAGATGAAGTGTCAAAAAAAGGCCCCAGAAGTTCAAAGACTGGATATCACATTCATTGACTACCAAAAAGCTATTAACTTACTCAGTGTATGGATTGTATTATCCAAGTTTTCAGCAATCTTCTGGGATTAACACTTTCTTTATTGCTCTTCAGGTTTGCTCCATTTTATGGTCCAATGAATATAAAGAATTAGTGTCCAGTCATGGCTACGCACAAAATCAACTGACAGTCTGGAAATACCCATCAATGGTCAAAGTGACAGAATTAACTGGGCACACCTGCCGAGTTCTGCACATGGCAATGAGTCCAGATGGACAGACAGTGGTGTCAGCCGCAGCAGATGAGACACTGAGACTGTGGAAGTGTTTTGCTAGTGATCCtgttaaaaagaaatcaaagcCTAATCCCACAAGTAGTTCATTAGTGCATCGTGGTATACGGTAAAATATTGATATAAAGTAAATTTACATTAGGATAAAAAAGGTGGGTGTTAGGTATGGAGTAAAAGGACAGTTTGTAATGATGGAATAACAAGGCTGTTTTAGAGTCCACTGGACAACAAGAAAAATGAGTCCAaaggtttttgttgttgttttttttccctcccCCACTCCCTTCCTTTAAGAACTTGAGAATACTCTAGACGACTGAATCTAATTATTATTCTTCCACTGCGTCAGTAAAATTGTGCCAACAATGGGTGGGTGGTTTCTACTGAAATGGTCTTTTATCTGGGAAACACCAGTCATATCAGGAAGAAATAGAACTTTGCAGCTTGAGTTTCTTtgagttttattattattgatatttaaaTCAATGAATCCTCGTTAGGGTTTTAAAAGTTTATGAAGCTTTTTGAAGAGGTCTTTACATTGGTTGcatttgtcaaagaaatcaGAATATATACATAACCAACACTATTGTCTTGAAAAAGATACAAGAATTGAATGTGCTGTAATGTTacaacaaattaaaacatcTTTGTGTACATTTTCCCCTCTTGGGATTATCAATCTTACACATGCACCTGCTGTACGAAAAATGCAGATTGTTCCCAATAAAACCCTTTAATTTGATTCTGAAGTTTAAAAGTCTTTTATTAATAATCTGTTTCATCTAAGAAAATCACAGCAACATTTTGTAGCTTTTTACAAACTCTTTGATCAACTTCTTATGTGTTACATGAGAAGATGTCTTCTTATCTTCCTTCAATTGACTTATCTCTCACAATGACAGATTCTTCAAACTTTATCATAAGAGTTGTTCCTTTGTGCCAGTGTGCTGTGACTTTTGCAGGCTAACAAAGAAAATACATGACTTTCAAAATAAAGTGTAACATGCCCTAAACACCAACAGAAACGAAAATGCAAAAAAGATCAACAACTTACAAAGTTGCAGCCATTAAGCACTGCTTCTACAACTCCAGCCACAAATGATGCACAGTTTAGACTTCCTGGCAAAACAATGAAGGGGACATGAAGAAACAGACACATGCTTCCAAGAATTTAGGCATGAGACAGTCATATTCTGCAAAATTGAAAGGGACTGATTTTCATGGACAATATCTGGTTATCTAAGTGAGCTGAGTCCCAAGAATGACTGTTATTGTTGTTGACTATTCTTTTTGACTCActacaaacaaaaaatttataACTCTCATTTCCCTTGATGTTGAAGACGATTTCTGTTCAGGTTGGTGAAATGCAAGTAGCCAACAACGGTATGTCTTGAGGCTCTA
This window of the Acropora muricata isolate sample 2 chromosome 14, ASM3666990v1, whole genome shotgun sequence genome carries:
- the LOC136898734 gene encoding glutathione peroxidase 7-like — translated: MEFAIQQLLLFVCLGPFAVQSTDLYSITVKDLQGNVVPMSIFKGKILLIVNVASECGYTDQHYRELVQLQSKLSNDDFSVLAFPCNQFGNQEPLRNSGIARFVKNTYNVNFPVFSKVKVKGDQAHPLYKYLYQNGQKEPEWNFGKYLVSKSGRVIQYWNQEVSPSSIRHFIEKHVNMAITDQYEVYRVKDL
- the LOC136898727 gene encoding cell division cycle protein 20 homolog — encoded protein: MSHFHFETEVNDLLRLDGPMNKGPAPRWQRKSTEPRCSTTSTSTTPLRSSSRLNCSKTPSKTPKSLKKTPGKAKTPSEDRFIPNRSAMNFEMNYHKMISADRENDENECLSPSKAEFKKKMAQNMGLNDANSRILAFKMKAPTPREGHLNDLRVLYSNNKTPSTSTKKNSRHISPVPERILDAPDLIDDYYLNLLDWSCNNHLAVALGGFVYLWNAATGNIVQLCQTSTPECYIGSLAWIKEGNYIALGDSDGVVQLWDVEAQKRLRSMTGHSSRVGCLSWNSYILSSGCRSGAIHHHDVRVAHHHVATLARHSQEVCGLKWSPDGKFLASGGNDNLLLVWDASINTISNSNTPLHTLNQHQAAVKALDWCPFQRNVLASGGGTADRHIRFWNVSTGNCLNSIDTHSQVCSILWSNEYKELVSSHGYAQNQLTVWKYPSMVKVTELTGHTCRVLHMAMSPDGQTVVSAAADETLRLWKCFASDPVKKKSKPNPTSSSLVHRGIR